DNA from Polycladomyces zharkentensis:
CCGAACCGATCGGCCAGTCGAACGGCCGTCTCCGCCACGCGCAAAGTGTGTTCAAACCGCGATCGCGGCAGTTCCTTTTCTACAGCTTGCAACAATGCCTCACGTTCCATACAATCTCTTCCCCTTGATGTACTTGCGCACCGGTTCCGGCAAAAGATACCGCGCGGAAGCACCGCTCGCCAGTTGCCGGCGAATCTGTGTGGACGAGACATTCACGGTGACGGGATCTCGCACCCAGATCACTTTCTCCGCGATCTCCGGGGGCAAAGCGTCCGTTGTCGTTCCGGGACGCGCGTGTCCGATGATGTCCACCATTTGCAGGATTTCCTCTATTTTATACCAATTCGGCAAATCATTCACCATGTCCCCGCCCACGATGAGAAAAAACCGATCGCGTGGATGCTGTGCGCACAGCTGGCGAACCGTATCCACGGTATAGGACGGTCCAGGTCGTTGCAACTCAACCGTGGACAATCGAAACTTGGGATGATCGCGAATCGCCAGCCTGACCATTTCCACCCGATGTTCTGCAGGTGTGATGTCCTGTCCCGGCTTGTGGGGCGGAGATGCTGCCGGGATGAACCACACCTCGTCCAACCCGGCACTTTGCCATGCCTGTTCGGCAATGATCAGATGCCCGATATGAATCGGGTCAAACGTGCCGCCAAAAATGCCGATGTTCATCACACATCCTCATTTCCACCATCATTCTCCTTGCAGTGAGGCTTCCAGCACCTCCCGCATGATTTCAACCGGCGCAGGACGTCCCATCCAGTGTTCAAACGCCAACACCGCTTGATAGAGCAACATGCCCAATCCGGAATGCACACGGGCTCCCCGCTTTTTCGCCTCTGCCAACAACCGGGTCCACTTCGGCCGGTAAATCAGATCACTCACGATGAGCCGGTCATGCAAACAGGACGGGTTGATCGGGATCTCGTCCGCATGCGGATGCATTCCCACGGATGTGGTTTGCACCAGCAGGGTGGTTTCCTCCATCACCCGGTCGATCTCAGACAACCCGACGACATCTGTCGCCGTCCACTGCCGGAGATGGGCGGCCAGCTTTTCCGCTTTTTCCACCGTGCGGTTGGCCACCGTGATATGCCGCACCCCCGCCGTCGCCAATGCATGTCCCACCGCCCGGGCCGCGCCGCCGGCACCGATCATCAATACGCGTTGCGCTGTAATTTCCAAGCCGGTCTCTTCCCGAAGCGAGCGCAGATAGCCCGCACCGTCGGTATTGTATCCGACCAATCGACCGTTGTCGTTGACCACCGTGTTGACGGCACCGATGGCCTTGGCCGTTTCATCCACTTCGTCCAACCATTCCATCACGGCGACTTTGTGCGGGATCGTCACATTCCAACCACGGACACCCAAGGCGCGCAAACCGCGAACGGCATCGCTCAACGCTTCCGGAGCCACGTCGAACGCCGCATATAAATAAGGGAGGCCGGCCGCCTGAAACGCACGATTCATCATCTCCGGCGATTTGGAATGGGCCACCGGATGACCCAACAAGGCCACGACACCGGTCGTTCCGTCGATGTGCATAGGTGATGCTCTCCTCTCCCCCATTTTAACCTTTTCCAAGTTCTCGAAAGATGAAACCCGCGGGCGGACTCGTTTTCTTCACTCGCTCCGACCGGGGTGCAAAACGCGGGCAAAGTACGCTTCGCTGAGAGGAAATTGCCCGCGATTTCATTCCTGCGCTTTCCGGGTCTTCGCTCGG
Protein-coding regions in this window:
- a CDS encoding shikimate dehydrogenase; translated protein: MHIDGTTGVVALLGHPVAHSKSPEMMNRAFQAAGLPYLYAAFDVAPEALSDAVRGLRALGVRGWNVTIPHKVAVMEWLDEVDETAKAIGAVNTVVNDNGRLVGYNTDGAGYLRSLREETGLEITAQRVLMIGAGGAARAVGHALATAGVRHITVANRTVEKAEKLAAHLRQWTATDVVGLSEIDRVMEETTLLVQTTSVGMHPHADEIPINPSCLHDRLIVSDLIYRPKWTRLLAEAKKRGARVHSGLGMLLYQAVLAFEHWMGRPAPVEIMREVLEASLQGE
- a CDS encoding nicotinate-nucleotide adenylyltransferase — encoded protein: MNIGIFGGTFDPIHIGHLIIAEQAWQSAGLDEVWFIPAASPPHKPGQDITPAEHRVEMVRLAIRDHPKFRLSTVELQRPGPSYTVDTVRQLCAQHPRDRFFLIVGGDMVNDLPNWYKIEEILQMVDIIGHARPGTTTDALPPEIAEKVIWVRDPVTVNVSSTQIRRQLASGASARYLLPEPVRKYIKGKRLYGT